In the genome of Treponema pedis, one region contains:
- a CDS encoding penicillin-binding protein 1A has product MIQALLAREDRVFYEHGGFRIKSIIRAVIGQLTGHSLGGGSTITQQIAGLLYCDRTNKSIKRKVLELWWALQMERRYSKDEIMMLYLNEVYFGSGTYGVSAASRFYFGHSAANLTPAEAAILVIQLSNPTKYNPFENPNRAKERQENVLQGMVDLGYLTKQEATDSFEEYWSNFDYTRIALSAWLTREDKARWFSEYVRRKLESMMYGTMNLYKDGYTVHTTCDLRHQEIAEAEFQKYLKDVNTRLSRSSSGSFDQTEKYGNITALLSLCFGMEKLHLGEKQLQVKTNAYYRNNLNNTIDVLSLMCGIDNLKTLTKQVTAKTQELLSEKVVEGTFLSMETETGYITAIIGGSQYNEANQLIRATQSKLKVGSSIKPLIYSAAIDARVITPATRMDDTPQVFESADGVQYVPNNYSGKWKGTVLVYQALPLSLNIPAIKILEMVGFDAAINRISALTGIADPIEINKTFERVYPMALGISAITPVQLLRAFAIFGNQGKAVEPIAIRSVENREGSTILDPELDLRIEQRKLGSAMQVISPQNAYVMTQMLKKTMTLGTLYGASAAGKKFEYKDSKTGKIFQMPMAAKTGTTQNWSDSWAIIYSPYYSTVVWYGFDRGGLSLGTESSGAVLSGYVAVNFMREVHRGKPFKDFVAPESGVVTVEVCKKSGMLPSEHCSDGTVFLTLLSGTAPTEVCTEHTAGMRLKNIGIDRLKERGMQSGEETIDIDPSLISIDPSVFTDPADGEKAGDTENTEDSEEELSTEEEPEAGKTEENGNPWM; this is encoded by the coding sequence TTGATACAAGCTCTGTTGGCGCGTGAGGATAGGGTTTTTTACGAACACGGGGGCTTTAGGATTAAATCGATAATAAGGGCCGTTATCGGTCAGCTTACCGGTCACTCCCTGGGAGGAGGAAGTACCATTACCCAACAAATTGCAGGTCTTTTATACTGTGATAGAACCAATAAAAGCATTAAACGCAAAGTTTTGGAATTATGGTGGGCTCTTCAAATGGAAAGGCGGTATTCTAAAGATGAAATAATGATGCTTTACCTGAACGAAGTTTACTTCGGAAGCGGAACATACGGTGTAAGCGCCGCCTCAAGGTTTTATTTCGGACATTCCGCAGCCAATCTTACTCCCGCCGAAGCCGCCATTTTGGTTATCCAGCTTTCAAATCCCACTAAGTATAATCCGTTTGAAAATCCCAACAGGGCAAAAGAAAGACAGGAAAATGTTCTTCAAGGTATGGTGGACTTGGGGTATCTTACAAAACAGGAAGCAACCGATTCTTTTGAAGAGTATTGGTCGAATTTCGATTATACGAGGATTGCTCTTTCGGCTTGGCTTACTCGTGAAGATAAGGCAAGATGGTTTTCCGAATATGTACGGCGTAAACTTGAAAGTATGATGTACGGAACGATGAATCTTTATAAAGACGGATATACCGTACATACTACTTGCGATTTAAGGCATCAGGAAATTGCGGAAGCGGAATTTCAAAAATATCTTAAAGATGTTAATACGCGTCTTTCAAGGTCTTCTTCCGGTTCTTTTGACCAAACCGAAAAGTACGGCAATATTACCGCTCTTCTTTCGCTGTGTTTCGGTATGGAAAAACTGCATTTAGGAGAAAAGCAGCTTCAAGTAAAAACAAATGCTTACTACAGAAATAATTTAAACAATACTATAGATGTTTTATCTTTAATGTGCGGTATCGATAATTTAAAGACTCTTACAAAGCAGGTAACCGCAAAAACTCAAGAGCTTTTGTCGGAAAAGGTTGTTGAAGGAACCTTCCTGTCTATGGAAACCGAAACGGGCTATATTACGGCAATTATAGGCGGAAGCCAATATAATGAAGCGAATCAGCTTATAAGGGCAACTCAATCCAAGCTGAAAGTAGGAAGTTCCATTAAACCTCTTATTTATTCCGCAGCGATAGACGCAAGGGTAATAACACCCGCTACAAGAATGGACGATACGCCCCAAGTTTTTGAAAGTGCCGACGGGGTACAATATGTACCTAATAATTATAGCGGTAAATGGAAGGGGACGGTTTTGGTTTACCAAGCTCTTCCGCTTTCTTTAAATATTCCGGCAATTAAAATTTTGGAAATGGTAGGATTTGATGCCGCAATAAACAGAATTTCGGCTCTTACGGGTATTGCGGACCCTATAGAGATAAATAAAACTTTCGAAAGGGTTTATCCTATGGCTTTGGGAATAAGTGCAATTACGCCCGTTCAATTATTACGGGCCTTTGCGATTTTCGGAAATCAGGGTAAAGCCGTTGAACCTATTGCAATACGTTCGGTAGAAAACCGTGAAGGCAGTACGATTTTGGACCCCGAACTTGATTTAAGAATAGAGCAGAGAAAACTGGGAAGCGCAATGCAGGTAATAAGCCCTCAAAATGCTTACGTAATGACTCAAATGTTGAAAAAAACTATGACTCTCGGAACTCTTTACGGGGCTTCGGCGGCAGGTAAAAAATTTGAATATAAAGATTCAAAAACGGGAAAAATTTTTCAAATGCCTATGGCGGCAAAAACCGGAACGACACAAAACTGGTCCGACTCGTGGGCTATAATATATTCTCCATACTATTCAACGGTAGTTTGGTACGGTTTTGACAGGGGAGGGCTATCTCTGGGGACGGAAAGCTCCGGGGCGGTTCTTTCAGGTTATGTTGCCGTAAATTTTATGAGAGAAGTGCATAGAGGAAAACCTTTTAAAGATTTTGTCGCTCCAGAATCTGGAGTTGTTACGGTTGAAGTCTGTAAAAAATCGGGTATGCTGCCTTCGGAGCACTGTTCGGACGGAACGGTATTTTTAACTCTTCTTTCGGGAACGGCTCCTACGGAAGTTTGTACGGAGCATACTGCCGGTATGAGATTAAAAAATATAGGAATCGACAGGCTTAAAGAAAGAGGAATGCAAAGCGGCGAAGAAACAATAGATATAGACCCTTCACTGATTTCAATTGACCCGTCGGTATTTACCGACCCGGCTGACGGTGAGAAAGCCGGAGATACGGAAAATACCGAGGATTCCGAAGAAGAACTTTCAACGGAAGAAGAGCCTGAAGCAGGCAAAACGGAAGAAAACGGTAATCCGTGGATGTAA